A genomic stretch from Croceibacterium aestuarii includes:
- a CDS encoding carboxylesterase family protein: protein MSLSGKPPEQVFSPWPTVDGNVIPRQLVETFARGQQTNIPVIAGFNGGEIRSLRRLLPPPPGSAQDYVDRIRAAYGELSEGFLREYPASDLDESMLAATRDAMYGWSAQTVATAQGRLGAASFLYLFDHGYPAAEAAGLKSFHGAELPFLFGTMRTTPPEWPAIPDTQEQQLLSEAMIEYWSTFAKTGRPESEAGPQWPNYMTSQQHMLFDCKSKIGGSVLDERFAIHGETVNRRRREGDTPWHWNVGFASPLRGEDR, encoded by the coding sequence ATGAGCTTGTCCGGCAAGCCGCCGGAGCAGGTTTTCTCCCCTTGGCCGACGGTTGACGGAAATGTGATTCCTCGCCAGCTCGTCGAAACATTCGCACGGGGCCAGCAGACGAACATACCCGTCATCGCGGGTTTCAACGGCGGGGAGATAAGGTCGTTGCGCCGCCTGCTACCCCCACCGCCTGGTTCGGCGCAGGACTACGTAGATCGCATTCGCGCTGCCTATGGCGAGTTGTCCGAGGGCTTCTTGCGTGAATATCCCGCGTCAGACCTCGATGAAAGCATGCTCGCCGCCACGCGCGACGCGATGTACGGATGGAGCGCGCAGACGGTTGCCACGGCGCAGGGCCGGCTTGGCGCGGCGTCCTTTCTCTACCTGTTCGATCACGGCTATCCGGCGGCCGAGGCAGCTGGGCTGAAGTCGTTTCACGGCGCAGAATTGCCATTCCTGTTCGGCACGATGCGCACAACGCCCCCCGAATGGCCGGCCATTCCCGATACGCAGGAGCAGCAGCTGCTGTCGGAAGCAATGATCGAGTACTGGAGCACGTTTGCGAAGACAGGCCGCCCCGAATCCGAAGCGGGACCTCAATGGCCAAATTACATGACCAGCCAGCAACACATGCTGTTCGATTGCAAGTCCAAGATCGGAGGCAGCGTGCTCGACGAGCGCTTTGCCATACACGGCGAAACTGTCAACAGAAGGCGCCGGGAGGGTGATACTCCGTGGCATTGGAACGTCGGTTTTGCGTCTCCCCTGCGAGGCGAGGACCGCTGA
- a CDS encoding AMP-binding protein: MQTYSLTVDKFLDHTGKWTPDREVIWAEGGTVKARFGYGELRARANRLSSALAGLGVEQGDRVGTLAWNTRHHLELYYGIMGMGAVCHTLNPRLTTAQLAAIVREAGDVVLAVATDLLALALEIREQCPSLRHLIELDCVEGGATSPEALGYEALLSDQQDEAFAWGAFAEGTPAGLCYTSGTTGQPKGVLYTHRSNYLHTLFALQADAVGLTAADTLLMAVPMFHANGWGLPFAAPAAGASLVLPGRQLDGESLLRIMRDEDVTLAAGVQTVWLGLVDYLDEVGGSLPALERIIVGGSACPEALIDRLEARLGARVQTSWGMTELSPIGTMALAGAPAQGVGAGRPRLGVDLKLTDAEGNTLAEQCGVLGHLKVKGAAVIDRYFATDEDVLDAEGYFDTGDLATIDAEGNLTIQGRAKDLIKSGGEWINPAEIEAIVGTHPSVRHVAVIARPDPRWGERPVLVVERDPADPDANLLGLLRGQVADWWIPNEIVEVAAMPLAATGKIDKVRLRADLEAGNLVAQAA; the protein is encoded by the coding sequence ATGCAGACCTATTCGCTGACGGTCGACAAGTTTCTCGACCATACCGGCAAGTGGACCCCCGATCGCGAAGTGATCTGGGCGGAAGGTGGAACGGTCAAAGCGCGGTTCGGCTATGGCGAATTGCGCGCGCGCGCCAACCGGCTCTCGTCCGCGCTGGCCGGACTGGGCGTAGAGCAGGGAGACCGGGTCGGAACCCTCGCCTGGAATACCCGTCACCACCTCGAGCTCTACTACGGCATCATGGGCATGGGCGCGGTGTGCCACACGCTCAACCCGCGGCTCACCACTGCCCAACTCGCAGCGATCGTTCGCGAAGCGGGCGACGTGGTCTTGGCCGTGGCAACCGACCTGCTAGCGCTCGCACTCGAGATCCGCGAACAATGTCCGTCCTTGCGCCACCTTATCGAATTGGACTGCGTCGAGGGCGGCGCCACCTCGCCTGAGGCCCTAGGCTACGAAGCCCTGCTGTCCGATCAGCAAGATGAAGCGTTCGCCTGGGGCGCGTTCGCCGAGGGGACGCCTGCAGGCCTATGCTACACGTCGGGAACGACTGGGCAGCCCAAGGGTGTGCTCTACACCCACCGGTCGAATTACCTGCACACGTTGTTTGCGTTGCAGGCTGATGCCGTCGGCCTGACCGCGGCGGACACGTTGCTGATGGCCGTGCCGATGTTTCACGCCAACGGCTGGGGTCTGCCGTTCGCTGCGCCCGCCGCGGGCGCAAGCCTCGTGCTGCCCGGCCGCCAGCTGGATGGCGAGAGCCTGCTGCGCATCATGCGCGACGAAGACGTGACGCTTGCCGCGGGCGTGCAGACCGTCTGGCTCGGCCTTGTCGATTACCTCGATGAAGTCGGAGGATCACTTCCGGCGCTCGAGCGGATCATCGTAGGCGGCTCGGCCTGTCCCGAAGCGCTGATCGATCGGCTCGAGGCGCGGCTCGGGGCACGGGTTCAGACAAGCTGGGGCATGACCGAGCTGTCACCCATCGGAACGATGGCCCTCGCCGGAGCACCCGCGCAAGGCGTGGGAGCCGGCCGGCCGCGCCTGGGTGTCGATCTCAAGCTAACCGATGCCGAGGGCAACACGCTCGCCGAACAGTGCGGCGTCCTGGGACATCTGAAGGTCAAGGGAGCGGCCGTAATCGACCGCTACTTCGCGACCGACGAGGACGTGCTCGATGCCGAGGGCTACTTCGACACCGGCGACCTGGCGACGATCGACGCCGAAGGCAATCTGACGATCCAGGGCCGCGCCAAGGACCTGATCAAGTCGGGCGGCGAATGGATCAACCCGGCCGAAATCGAGGCGATCGTCGGCACCCATCCCTCCGTGCGCCACGTCGCGGTGATCGCCCGGCCCGATCCCCGGTGGGGCGAACGCCCGGTGCTCGTGGTCGAGAGGGATCCCGCGGACCCCGATGCGAACCTGCTCGGGCTACTACGTGGCCAGGTTGCTGACTGGTGGATCCCGAACGAGATCGTCGAGGTTGCCGCCATGCCGCTTGCCGCTACGGGCAAGATCGACAAGGTGCGCTTGCGGGCCGATCTCGAAGCCGGCAACCTCGTCGCGCAGGCGGCCTAA
- a CDS encoding ShlB/FhaC/HecB family hemolysin secretion/activation protein, whose product MAAAIHSSIAFAQQTTDPGRVDERLRARPDVPPVGAIDLPEVQFQAAVPDSGLSVTLTAVRFEGASAVPPEALEALAAPYLGREMPLSEVFRLAEEVTAEYRRRGFVLSRAIVGPQRIEGGVLTIQIVEGFIDRTTIEGKAGGYRPFLDAYLAPVRGGRPTTGDDLARALLLARDLEGVEVRAVLAPSPDIAGAADLSLVVNRRPLEGFVAFDNRGSRWLGPLQIYGGMVLNDLLGGGERLAITGVAAPDHGGELGFLSTTYDQPIGGSGLRAGTFVSYVRTRPGGELRALGLEGKSLTGGATLQYPLIRSRDANLLGRLTFTVRDSQSFNLALDPIFRDKTRTLSAEAIANQATPWGAHLTLRLSITRGLDVLGATEAADPAKSRATASGQFTRVNVETEWVQRLYGGLHLLLGGAAQASHDSLLASEEFGLGGTQFGRAFDPSEITGDEGFAGKVELFYTHPAFRSGAVEPFVYYEGGQVQQNDALPGEALRASLESLGAGVRLSFAGGVAASIEYAKPFDRDVAANGDRDGRAFVSFSAAY is encoded by the coding sequence ATGGCGGCCGCGATCCATTCATCGATAGCCTTTGCGCAGCAGACTACCGATCCCGGACGGGTGGACGAGCGGCTGCGCGCTCGTCCGGATGTTCCACCGGTCGGGGCGATCGATCTGCCAGAGGTGCAGTTCCAGGCTGCGGTGCCGGACAGCGGCCTCTCCGTCACGCTCACCGCCGTCCGTTTCGAAGGCGCGAGCGCTGTCCCGCCTGAAGCGCTCGAGGCGCTGGCCGCTCCATACCTAGGGCGCGAAATGCCGTTGTCGGAAGTGTTCCGCCTGGCGGAGGAAGTAACGGCCGAATACCGCCGCCGCGGCTTCGTGCTTTCGCGCGCCATCGTCGGGCCGCAGCGCATCGAAGGCGGCGTGCTCACGATCCAGATCGTCGAGGGCTTCATCGACCGGACCACGATCGAAGGAAAGGCGGGCGGCTATCGTCCCTTCCTCGATGCCTATCTCGCGCCGGTTCGCGGCGGACGGCCGACGACGGGCGACGACCTCGCCCGAGCCTTGTTGCTCGCGCGCGACTTGGAGGGAGTGGAGGTGCGGGCCGTATTGGCGCCGTCCCCGGACATCGCGGGCGCCGCCGACCTCAGCCTGGTGGTCAATAGGCGACCGCTCGAAGGCTTTGTTGCGTTCGACAATCGAGGGTCGCGGTGGCTCGGCCCACTGCAGATTTACGGCGGCATGGTGCTCAACGATCTTCTCGGGGGCGGCGAGAGGCTGGCGATTACCGGCGTCGCCGCGCCCGATCACGGAGGCGAACTGGGTTTCCTTTCAACGACCTACGACCAGCCGATCGGCGGATCGGGTCTGCGCGCCGGGACCTTCGTCAGTTACGTCCGCACGCGGCCGGGCGGCGAACTTCGCGCTTTGGGACTCGAAGGCAAGAGCCTGACCGGAGGCGCAACCCTACAATACCCGCTGATACGCAGCCGCGATGCTAACCTGTTGGGACGCCTGACGTTTACCGTGCGCGACAGCCAATCATTCAATCTCGCCCTCGATCCGATCTTCCGCGACAAGACCCGGACGCTAAGTGCGGAGGCGATCGCCAACCAGGCGACGCCGTGGGGCGCACATCTCACGTTGCGGCTTTCGATCACGCGCGGACTCGATGTACTCGGCGCGACAGAGGCCGCCGATCCGGCCAAGTCGCGCGCCACCGCGTCGGGCCAGTTTACCCGCGTCAATGTCGAAACCGAATGGGTGCAGCGCCTGTATGGCGGGCTGCACCTCCTGCTCGGTGGAGCGGCACAGGCGAGCCACGACAGCCTGCTCGCCTCCGAGGAGTTCGGCCTGGGCGGCACGCAGTTCGGACGTGCGTTCGACCCCTCCGAGATCACCGGGGACGAGGGCTTCGCCGGCAAGGTCGAGCTGTTTTACACTCATCCTGCGTTCCGGTCCGGGGCCGTCGAGCCTTTCGTCTATTACGAAGGCGGCCAGGTGCAGCAGAACGATGCATTGCCGGGCGAGGCGCTCCGCGCGAGCCTTGAATCGCTCGGCGCGGGAGTCCGCCTAAGCTTCGCGGGCGGCGTCGCTGCGTCGATCGAATACGCCAAGCCTTTCGATCGCGACGTTGCCGCAAATGGTGACCGGGACGGGCGGGCGTTTGTGTCTTTCAGCGCTGCCTATTGA
- a CDS encoding SDR family NAD(P)-dependent oxidoreductase gives MSEGILAGRVAIVTGGGNGLGRSHALEHGRQGACVVVNDLDEDSACSVAAEIERAGGQAMPFACSVTDEAAVEAMTAAILDRWGRIDILVNNAGILRDKSFAKMDLADFRLVVDVHLMGAVICTKAVWETMRVQRYGRIVMTTSSSGLYGNFGQANYGAAKMALVGLMQTLAIEGEKYGIRVNCLAPTAATQMTGGILSEGALAALDPALVSPGLVHLVSDNAPTRAILCAGAGHFAAAHITLTEGRTLGRGPHTAAEVARQWDGISAREGEIVPDRGFIQGEREIVAAGGDSDIFAGAD, from the coding sequence ATGAGTGAGGGAATCTTGGCCGGGCGTGTGGCGATCGTGACGGGAGGTGGAAACGGGCTTGGCCGAAGCCATGCTCTCGAACATGGACGCCAAGGTGCCTGTGTCGTGGTGAACGACCTGGACGAGGATTCTGCCTGCTCGGTGGCTGCCGAGATCGAGCGTGCAGGCGGCCAGGCGATGCCCTTTGCCTGCTCGGTGACGGACGAAGCGGCGGTCGAAGCCATGACGGCAGCGATCCTCGACCGTTGGGGACGCATCGACATCCTCGTCAACAATGCCGGAATCCTGAGGGATAAGAGCTTTGCCAAGATGGACCTGGCTGACTTTCGCCTCGTCGTTGATGTCCACCTGATGGGTGCGGTGATCTGCACCAAGGCGGTGTGGGAGACGATGCGGGTGCAGAGATATGGCCGCATTGTCATGACGACGTCGTCATCCGGACTGTACGGGAACTTCGGACAGGCCAATTACGGCGCGGCAAAAATGGCGCTCGTCGGCCTGATGCAGACGCTCGCCATCGAGGGCGAGAAGTATGGCATTCGCGTAAACTGCCTCGCTCCGACGGCGGCGACGCAGATGACCGGGGGTATTCTCTCGGAAGGAGCACTCGCCGCGCTCGATCCCGCCCTGGTAAGCCCCGGGCTCGTCCACCTTGTCAGCGACAATGCACCGACCCGGGCGATCCTGTGCGCAGGCGCAGGGCACTTCGCGGCGGCGCACATAACCCTCACGGAGGGGCGCACGCTGGGACGCGGGCCCCATACCGCCGCCGAAGTGGCACGGCAATGGGACGGGATCAGCGCGCGTGAGGGCGAGATCGTGCCGGATCGCGGCTTCATCCAGGGGGAGCGGGAGATCGTCGCGGCCGGTGGCGACTCCGACATCTTCGCTGGGGCTGATTGA
- a CDS encoding carboxylesterase family protein, with the protein MSKRSQLQSRGPAKPDQVQRSTSGEPVARSPAGTFLGVANGVARWLGIPYARPPIGELRWRPPVALEETEAKVLADRFGPSCVQTELHSQACPIYREHFALQDENCLTLNIWAPADATDAAVLVWIHGGALHYGGSASPMLDGKRLAAEGLVVVTINYRLGVFGFLAHEELSAESPDGVSGNYGLLDQVAALKWVKRNIAGFGGNPDNVTVAGQSAGALSIMCLMGAPDARPLFHKAILQSPYMISLPSLSCERHGHPSAESAGGQFARRIGASSAAELRSLPAHELVRQAAGAGFLPLADG; encoded by the coding sequence ATGAGCAAGCGATCACAACTGCAGTCCCGAGGGCCGGCCAAACCTGATCAAGTCCAGCGCTCCACCTCCGGGGAGCCGGTCGCCCGATCACCAGCCGGAACGTTCCTCGGGGTTGCCAATGGGGTCGCCCGATGGCTGGGAATCCCATACGCCAGACCGCCGATCGGAGAGCTGCGCTGGCGGCCGCCTGTGGCCCTCGAGGAAACCGAGGCAAAAGTCCTCGCCGACCGTTTTGGGCCGTCCTGCGTGCAGACCGAGCTGCACTCGCAAGCCTGTCCGATCTATCGCGAACACTTCGCTTTGCAGGACGAGAACTGCCTTACCCTCAACATATGGGCTCCAGCGGACGCAACCGATGCGGCGGTGCTGGTCTGGATACACGGCGGGGCGCTGCATTACGGCGGAAGCGCTTCGCCCATGCTCGACGGCAAGCGGCTTGCCGCGGAGGGCCTCGTCGTCGTCACGATCAACTATCGCCTCGGAGTTTTCGGGTTTCTTGCCCACGAGGAACTCAGCGCGGAGTCGCCCGACGGCGTTTCCGGCAACTATGGCCTGCTCGATCAAGTGGCGGCACTGAAATGGGTGAAGCGCAACATCGCAGGGTTCGGTGGTAATCCCGACAACGTCACCGTGGCTGGCCAATCTGCCGGGGCGCTCTCGATCATGTGCCTGATGGGTGCGCCGGATGCGCGGCCCCTGTTCCACAAGGCGATCCTGCAGAGCCCCTACATGATTTCGCTGCCGTCCTTGAGCTGCGAGCGGCACGGGCACCCTTCGGCAGAATCGGCCGGCGGCCAGTTCGCCCGCCGTATAGGCGCGAGCAGCGCTGCGGAGTTGAGAAGCTTGCCGGCGCATGAGCTTGTCCGGCAAGCCGCCGGAGCAGGTTTTCTCCCCTTGGCCGACGGTTGA
- a CDS encoding TonB-dependent receptor: MRGAGILFGVSTAALAWSAPAMAQDATDDQTANAAEAEIVVTATRRAENLMQTAISGSVLTGDDLANRGVVNVDALQFATPSIVVNNFGQGNDFNVRGIGKAEHNTQTTTGVITYRDGVPTFPGYFQGEPYYDVANIQVLRGPQGTIVGQNATGGAVFVNSNEPVIGGGVHGYIQASIGNYDELGGQFAVNVPVSDTFAARFAFYGQRRDGFYNITGPGGSKSKENNDLGIAAGRISFKWEPSANFTLLSMTDLDYLDFGAYPANPYYQSFETLPNGAPNPTYTDLFDISANAPMSARDKFFRSILKAEYTTDGGYRFRSISSIQRGNTQYEADLDGTSSDFNNPITGAPVASQYFYDTVNEHQYTQEFNIISPDDRRFTWLLGAFGVWNNYYFPAPFSNFVIDVAYPFNLVAAQYNLKGYNKTRSLAAFGQVGFQITPALKLEVGGRYTASRSTNLVDVRQYGTPLLSDQTVKSDNFSYKASLGWEASPTQYVYGFVATGFRPGGLNLPVGLGDPPPFKSEKVTSYEAGWKGEFADGHLRTTLTGFYNRYEKFQVIIGYPTFPTFGIELNVEDPTTIYGVEAELEAHFGGLRVSAGVNALKSSLGEFYASDPRRPATGACDPLTGGPGANCIALEGRDQTYAPNFTFNFAAEYEIPLGDTAKLTPRVNFGHIAAQWATLFEDRALGDRLESRNILNAQLEWRRGGLAVTAYATNLTDQHYPGALNSGLYFAGAPRQYGIKVMKVF; the protein is encoded by the coding sequence ATGAGAGGCGCAGGTATTCTTTTCGGTGTGTCGACAGCAGCCCTGGCCTGGTCGGCCCCGGCCATGGCGCAGGACGCGACCGACGATCAGACGGCTAACGCGGCCGAGGCCGAAATCGTCGTCACGGCCACGCGCCGCGCCGAGAACCTGATGCAGACCGCGATTTCCGGCTCGGTCCTGACTGGCGACGACCTGGCCAACAGGGGCGTCGTCAACGTCGATGCCCTGCAGTTCGCGACCCCTAGCATCGTGGTCAACAACTTCGGCCAGGGCAACGACTTCAACGTCCGCGGTATCGGCAAGGCCGAGCACAACACGCAGACGACGACCGGCGTCATCACCTACCGTGACGGCGTGCCGACGTTCCCAGGCTACTTCCAGGGGGAGCCCTATTACGACGTCGCCAACATCCAGGTCCTGCGCGGCCCGCAGGGGACTATCGTCGGGCAGAACGCTACCGGCGGCGCCGTCTTCGTGAACAGCAACGAACCCGTGATCGGCGGCGGCGTGCACGGGTATATCCAGGCGAGCATTGGCAACTATGACGAGTTGGGCGGCCAGTTCGCCGTCAACGTGCCGGTAAGCGACACCTTCGCCGCCCGCTTCGCCTTCTACGGCCAGCGCCGCGACGGCTTCTACAACATCACCGGACCGGGCGGCAGCAAATCGAAGGAAAACAACGACCTGGGGATTGCGGCCGGCCGCATCAGCTTCAAGTGGGAGCCTTCGGCCAATTTCACCCTGCTGTCGATGACCGACCTCGATTACCTCGACTTCGGCGCCTACCCGGCCAATCCATACTACCAATCGTTTGAGACACTGCCGAACGGCGCGCCCAACCCGACCTACACCGACCTGTTCGACATCAGCGCCAACGCGCCGATGAGCGCCCGCGACAAGTTCTTCCGCTCTATCCTCAAGGCCGAATACACGACCGACGGCGGCTACAGGTTCCGCTCGATCTCCTCTATCCAGCGGGGCAATACGCAGTACGAGGCCGATCTCGACGGCACGTCATCAGACTTTAATAACCCGATCACCGGCGCCCCGGTGGCGAGCCAGTACTTCTACGACACCGTCAACGAGCACCAGTACACTCAGGAATTCAATATCATCTCGCCCGACGACCGGCGTTTCACCTGGCTTCTCGGCGCGTTCGGCGTGTGGAACAACTACTATTTCCCCGCCCCCTTCTCGAACTTCGTGATCGATGTCGCCTATCCGTTCAACCTCGTCGCCGCGCAGTACAACCTCAAGGGCTACAACAAGACCCGCTCGCTCGCCGCGTTCGGCCAGGTCGGGTTCCAGATCACCCCGGCGCTCAAGCTCGAGGTCGGCGGGCGCTACACCGCGAGCCGTTCGACGAACCTCGTCGACGTCCGCCAGTACGGAACCCCGCTGCTGTCGGACCAGACGGTCAAGTCGGACAACTTCTCCTACAAGGCGTCGCTCGGCTGGGAGGCTTCGCCCACCCAGTACGTCTACGGCTTTGTCGCCACCGGCTTCCGACCGGGCGGGCTGAACCTCCCGGTCGGCCTGGGCGACCCGCCGCCGTTTAAGTCCGAGAAAGTCACCTCTTACGAAGCCGGGTGGAAGGGTGAATTTGCCGACGGGCACCTGCGCACGACTCTGACCGGGTTCTACAACCGGTACGAGAAATTCCAGGTGATCATCGGCTATCCCACCTTCCCGACCTTCGGGATCGAACTCAACGTCGAGGATCCAACCACGATCTACGGTGTGGAAGCCGAACTCGAAGCGCATTTCGGCGGCCTGCGGGTCAGCGCCGGCGTCAACGCGCTGAAGAGCTCGCTCGGCGAGTTCTACGCCAGCGACCCGCGCCGCCCGGCGACCGGCGCCTGCGACCCCCTGACGGGGGGACCGGGTGCGAACTGCATCGCCCTCGAAGGCCGCGACCAGACATACGCGCCCAATTTCACGTTCAACTTCGCGGCCGAGTACGAAATTCCACTTGGCGACACGGCAAAGTTGACCCCGCGCGTCAACTTTGGCCACATAGCCGCGCAATGGGCGACCCTGTTCGAAGACCGCGCGCTCGGCGATCGGCTCGAATCCCGCAATATTCTCAACGCTCAGCTCGAATGGCGCCGCGGCGGGCTTGCCGTAACCGCTTACGCGACCAACCTGACCGATCAGCATTACCCGGGAGCGCTCAACAGCGGCCTCTACTTTGCCGGGGCTCCGCGCCAGTACGGCATCAAGGTGATGAAGGTCTTCTGA
- a CDS encoding carboxylesterase/lipase family protein, which translates to MTMRSTLFALALAGGGVAATASDLQPVVEAPAGAVRGSAVGGIRVFKGIPYAKPPVGSLRWRPPVPLDRWPGTREASEFGPACVQPQSDKLTTIYSEPPMPVSEDCLTLNVWTPDEARGVPVLVWIHGGSLLTGSSREPLYDGTELARRGVVVVSINYRLGVLGWLAHPDLTRESPQDISGNYGLLDQIAALHWIRDNIAAFGGNPSEVTIAGESAGGLSGLLLMSSPYARGLFQRAILQSSYMIALPELKRSVFSVPSWQATGKMLQGGLRAPDLAAMRRMDAQAITDASAKLGFAPLPAVDGKVLPRQMVDTFDAGEQAPVPVVAGFNQGEIRSLRMLLAKPAKDAAEYEAAIRERYGDLADRFLALYPAADQAESMLAATRDALYGWTAERVVRQQAAQGLPSYLYLFDHGYPAADAAGYHAHHASELPYVFGTFARTPPLWPKIPDSEAERALSAAMTDYWASFARGGQPVAAGAPSWPSYAPGQRYMLFAERPEPASHLMPGMFAFNELVMCRRRADRKVGWNWNVGLAAPKPVASMSSECAPPNP; encoded by the coding sequence ATGACGATGCGCTCGACCCTGTTCGCACTCGCACTTGCGGGCGGCGGCGTGGCGGCGACTGCCAGCGACCTGCAACCCGTGGTCGAGGCACCGGCCGGCGCGGTCCGCGGCTCCGCGGTAGGTGGCATCCGCGTCTTCAAGGGTATTCCCTACGCCAAGCCCCCGGTGGGCAGCCTGCGCTGGCGCCCGCCGGTCCCGCTCGACAGGTGGCCGGGAACGCGCGAGGCAAGCGAGTTCGGCCCGGCGTGCGTGCAGCCGCAGTCCGACAAGCTGACCACGATCTACTCCGAGCCGCCGATGCCGGTGAGCGAAGACTGCCTTACACTCAACGTCTGGACGCCGGACGAGGCAAGAGGCGTGCCGGTCTTGGTGTGGATCCACGGCGGATCGCTGCTCACCGGGTCGAGCCGCGAGCCGTTGTACGACGGAACCGAACTGGCCCGGCGCGGCGTGGTCGTGGTCTCGATCAACTACCGCCTCGGTGTGCTCGGCTGGCTCGCGCATCCCGATCTGACGCGGGAATCGCCGCAGGACATCTCGGGCAATTACGGCCTGCTCGACCAGATCGCCGCGCTGCACTGGATACGCGATAACATCGCTGCGTTCGGCGGCAATCCCTCCGAGGTGACCATTGCTGGCGAATCCGCGGGCGGCCTCAGCGGCCTGCTATTGATGTCGAGCCCCTATGCGCGCGGGCTGTTCCAGCGCGCGATCCTGCAGAGCAGCTACATGATCGCGCTGCCGGAACTGAAGCGCAGCGTGTTCAGCGTTCCCTCGTGGCAGGCGACGGGGAAAATGCTGCAGGGCGGCCTCAGGGCGCCCGACCTGGCGGCGATGCGGCGGATGGACGCTCAGGCGATCACCGACGCCAGCGCCAAGCTCGGCTTCGCGCCGTTGCCCGCGGTTGACGGCAAGGTGCTGCCGAGGCAGATGGTCGATACTTTCGACGCGGGCGAGCAGGCGCCGGTGCCGGTCGTCGCGGGCTTCAACCAGGGCGAGATCCGCTCGCTTCGAATGCTGCTCGCCAAGCCAGCGAAGGATGCCGCGGAGTACGAAGCGGCAATCCGCGAGCGATACGGCGATCTCGCCGATCGCTTCTTGGCGCTGTATCCTGCTGCCGACCAGGCGGAGAGCATGCTCGCCGCCACGCGGGACGCCCTCTACGGCTGGACCGCCGAGCGTGTCGTGCGCCAGCAAGCGGCGCAAGGGCTGCCTTCGTACCTGTACCTGTTCGACCACGGCTATCCCGCGGCGGATGCGGCCGGATACCATGCCCATCATGCGAGCGAACTGCCCTACGTGTTCGGCACGTTTGCACGTACGCCGCCGTTGTGGCCGAAAATCCCCGACAGCGAAGCCGAGCGCGCCCTGTCCGCCGCGATGACCGACTATTGGGCGAGCTTTGCGCGGGGCGGACAACCGGTTGCCGCCGGAGCTCCCTCCTGGCCGAGCTACGCGCCCGGACAGCGCTACATGCTGTTTGCGGAGCGGCCCGAGCCGGCGAGCCATCTCATGCCCGGGATGTTCGCGTTCAACGAATTGGTAATGTGCCGCCGCCGTGCCGACCGAAAGGTCGGGTGGAACTGGAACGTGGGGCTGGCGGCGCCCAAGCCTGTTGCGTCAATGTCGAGCGAGTGCGCGCCGCCCAATCCCTGA